GCGGAGCGCTCGTGCTGTGGTTCATCGGGCGCACGGTCATCGGCGGATTCCAGCGCGTCCTGCACCTCACGATGCAGAAGCGGAAGATCGACGCCACGCTGATCCGCTACGTCGAGTCGCTCTTCTCCAGCGCCCTCACCATCCTGCTGCTGCTGGGCCTGCTGGGGATGCTGGGCATCGAGACGACGTCGTTCGCCGCGCTGCTGGCGGCGGCGGGCATCGCCATCGGCTCGGCGTGGTCGGGGCTGCTCTCCAACTTCGCCGCGGGCGTCTTCCTGCTCGTGCTGCGCCCCTTCCGCGTGGGCGATGAGATCACCTCGGGGGAGGTCACCGGGATGGTGCAGGAGATCGGCCTGTTCGTCACCGCCATCGACACGCCGGACAACCTGCGCATCTTCGTCGGCAACAGCCGGCTGCTCGGCGAGAACATCGTCAACCTCAGCCACCACCCCAACCGGCGCATCACCATCAAGGTGCCGCTGGTCCACGGCTGCGATGTCCCGGCCGTCAAGCGCGCGCTGGAGGCGAGGGTGGCGGGCGTCCCCGACGTCCTGGCCCAGCCCGCCGTCTCCGTCGAGGTGGAGGAGTTCACCGTGACGGGGCCCGTGCTCGCGGTGCAGGCCTGGTGCAAGCCGCCGAGTGCCAACCCGGTGAAGGACGGCATGGGCCAGGCCATCCAGGAGGCCCTGGCGCTCTCCGGGTACGCCCTGCCCATGCAGTCGCAGAACCTGATTCTCCCCAAGACCGGCTGAGGTCGTGCTAGGTCGCACGCGCATGGCTACCCTGCAGGTTCGACGCGTGCGCCCCGACCATCCGGATCCCCTGCCGCTGCCTCGGTACGAGACGGCCCAGGCCGCTGGGATGGATCTCCGGGCGGACATCGATGGAGAGCGGACGCTGCGCCCCCTCGAGCGGCTGGCCGTACCCACCGGGCTGGCCATCGCGCTGCCTCCCGGCTACGAGGGGCAGGTGCGGCCCCGCTCCGGGCTGGCGCTCAAGCACGGCATCACCCTGCTGAACTCGCCCGGGACGATCGATGCGGACTACCGGGGCGAGGTCCACGCCGTCCTGGTGAACCTCTCCCAGGAGCCCTTCACCCTGCGTAGAGGTGACCGGGTGGCCCAGCTGGTCGTGGCGCCTGTCACCGTGGCGGAGATCCAGGAGGTCGCCGTCCTGGACGCCACCCCTCGGGGGGAAGGTGGGTTCGGCTCCACCGGACGATGACACCGGCTCGTTCCTTGCTGCCCTGGGAGTGGGCAGGATAAGGAGGGTGTGGGCCACCGGCAAAGGGCCCATGCAAGGAGTCGGAGTCCCCTCTCGTGCTCTGCTACCGCTGCGGCAGCCACGTCCCTGATACGACCGACACCTGTCCTACCTGCGGCCAGAAGTTCGACGCCGCGGCTCGACAGGCCTCGGGCGCTTCCGCGCGCAAGCGAGGGGGCGTGGAGGGGGCCCCCTACAAGCAGGGGGACGTCGCCGCCGGGCGCTACGTCATCAAGGAGCTGCTGGGCGCCGGGCCCGTTGGCTACGTCTTCCGGGCGCAGGATCGCTCGCAGGATGTCGACGTCGCCTTCAAGGTCATCAACCCCCGGCTCCTCCAGGAGCCCGAGGAGCGGACCCAGTTCTCGCTGGTGATGCGGGTCGGCAAGAAGCTCAACCACCCGTACCTGTCGCGCGTGTACGAGGAGGGCCTCGACCAGGATCGCCCGTACTTCACCTCGCAGGTCATCGAAGGCATGCCGCTGCGCCGGATGATGGAGATGCGCGCGGCCAAGGGGCAGCCCTTCACCCTCAAGGAGGTGGAGCCGCTGCTCAGCCAGCTGGGTGCCGCGCTGGATGCCGCGCACCGGTACGGGCCCCACTCGGACCTCAAGCCGGAGAACATCATCGTCCTGCCGGACGTGCTCAAGGTGACCGACTATGGGCTCGCCCTGGGCATCCCGCGCCTGCCGTTCGTCCAGGCCCAGAAGGGCTACCGCGCCGAGGGCTACATCGCCCCCGAGTACGTCTCCAACGGGGAGATCGACTCGCGCATGGACATCTACTCGCTCGCGGTCATCGTGGGCGAGATGCTCACCGGGCTGATGCCGGACGCGGACGGCATCCCCGAGGTCCTGATGAAGAATCCGGACCTCCCGCCCGCCTTCGAGGCGCTCTACCGGCGCGCGCTCAACTCCAACCCGCTGGCCCGCCCCAAGACGGCGGGCGAGTTCTCCGCCGAGTTCTCCTCCATCGTGGCCAAGGGGCCGGCCGCCCTGAAGCGTCCGGCGCCGCAGGCGGCTCCGCTGGGCAGCTCGGCGCTCACCCAGACGGCCCGGAGCTCGGAGAAGCCACCTCCGCCGGTGCCCACCGATCAGCTCCCCATCGCCAGCGTCTCTCCGCCGCTGCCGGTGCGGTCGCCGCCCGCGCCGGAGCTGCCTCCGGTGGATGCCACCCAGCCGATGGATGCCGCGATGCTGGCCGCCATCATGGCGGCGCCTCCCGTGGCCGCCGCCAAGCCCGATGGGGCGGACAAGCCTCCCGAGCCCCGGCTCTCCGGGGAGTCTCGCCCCGGCAGGCTCTCCGCCTCGGGGCAGCCCCCGGCTTCCTCCGCGGCGACGGCCAGTGCAGCCCGGGCTCCGGCGCCTGCGGCGACAGGCGCTCGCCAGTCCGCGAAGCAGGCGGCTCCGCGCACCTCCAAGAAGGTGGAGAAGCGGTCCA
This genomic stretch from Hyalangium gracile harbors:
- the dut gene encoding dUTP diphosphatase; translation: MATLQVRRVRPDHPDPLPLPRYETAQAAGMDLRADIDGERTLRPLERLAVPTGLAIALPPGYEGQVRPRSGLALKHGITLLNSPGTIDADYRGEVHAVLVNLSQEPFTLRRGDRVAQLVVAPVTVAEIQEVAVLDATPRGEGGFGSTGR
- a CDS encoding mechanosensitive ion channel family protein, whose product is MEALIQQLKTLALTDALPFLLKLGGALVLWFIGRTVIGGFQRVLHLTMQKRKIDATLIRYVESLFSSALTILLLLGLLGMLGIETTSFAALLAAAGIAIGSAWSGLLSNFAAGVFLLVLRPFRVGDEITSGEVTGMVQEIGLFVTAIDTPDNLRIFVGNSRLLGENIVNLSHHPNRRITIKVPLVHGCDVPAVKRALEARVAGVPDVLAQPAVSVEVEEFTVTGPVLAVQAWCKPPSANPVKDGMGQAIQEALALSGYALPMQSQNLILPKTG
- a CDS encoding protein kinase domain-containing protein → MLCYRCGSHVPDTTDTCPTCGQKFDAAARQASGASARKRGGVEGAPYKQGDVAAGRYVIKELLGAGPVGYVFRAQDRSQDVDVAFKVINPRLLQEPEERTQFSLVMRVGKKLNHPYLSRVYEEGLDQDRPYFTSQVIEGMPLRRMMEMRAAKGQPFTLKEVEPLLSQLGAALDAAHRYGPHSDLKPENIIVLPDVLKVTDYGLALGIPRLPFVQAQKGYRAEGYIAPEYVSNGEIDSRMDIYSLAVIVGEMLTGLMPDADGIPEVLMKNPDLPPAFEALYRRALNSNPLARPKTAGEFSAEFSSIVAKGPAALKRPAPQAAPLGSSALTQTARSSEKPPPPVPTDQLPIASVSPPLPVRSPPAPELPPVDATQPMDAAMLAAIMAAPPVAAAKPDGADKPPEPRLSGESRPGRLSASGQPPASSAATASAARAPAPAATGARQSAKQAAPRTSKKVEKRSMPALWLVLLTVAGLATGSAVGYLILKRMGPPGQENGGGLPAQPPRPPPTPSVPSAPSTPAEVGPMVPVGRCPSGMKLVSGGAFNQGAPADEQDRMVDERPLRSVQVVSFCIDEYEYPNQKGAQPRVSVTWEEARQLCDKEKKRLCREEEWEKACKGPGSSRYPYPGPFNPERCNTDDAQGKDRKLAEAGRFEECRSAYQVADLSGNVAEWTSSPFTGNDLNRTQKGGAFDRPGYAVRCSARISGDPGKPEPTVGFRCCADVQP